A region of Salinibacter sp. 10B DNA encodes the following proteins:
- a CDS encoding ABC transporter ATP-binding protein — MADAPSSSEQSLRPERLWTALRRIFRLSRPYWRRLAVALVCTALGALVALIVPLGLRELVDAVFREGDRALLDRLTIGLVVLFVLRAALSFGGNYLLEWTGERVVTDLRKRVYRHLHRQSLRFFANHRTGDLTSRLTNDVGSVRNAVTKALSELLTQSLSLTGSVVLMVLLNWRLSMIIFLVVPAVSGFAVYFGRKIRALSRRIQDRLADTTAVAEEALAAIRVVKAFARSGHEVGRYNEAVEDLFDTAKYRVLVSTLFTSTVGLLFFAALVAVFWYGGVEVLAGRLTEGDLVAFIFYAFNIARSVSGVSRLYTTFNSAAGATERLFELLDTTPELQDAPDAFSLPRLQGRVRFEAVTFAYDEGHPVLRDISLDVAAGETVALVGPSGAGKSTLVSLVPRFYDPQDGRITVDGHDLRSVTRASLREQIAAVSQEVHLFNTTIRENIRYGRLEADEQAIVEAARAANAHDFIVGLPNGYEAEVGERGVKLSGGQRQRIAIARALLRDARLLLLDEATSSLDSASEALVQEALERLMEGRTTFIIAHRLSTVQAADRLFVLDRGRIVQRGTHASLVQQEGLYRELASYQFRMPEEEAVEG; from the coding sequence ATGGCGGACGCCCCCTCCTCCAGTGAACAGTCCCTCCGCCCGGAGCGGCTGTGGACGGCCCTTCGGCGCATCTTTCGGTTGAGCCGTCCCTACTGGCGTCGTCTCGCCGTTGCCCTCGTGTGTACTGCTCTAGGCGCGCTGGTTGCCCTCATCGTGCCGCTCGGACTCCGGGAGCTGGTGGATGCGGTCTTTCGAGAGGGGGATCGCGCGCTCCTCGATCGTCTCACGATCGGGCTCGTCGTCTTATTCGTGTTGCGGGCCGCGCTGTCGTTCGGGGGCAACTACCTGTTGGAGTGGACGGGGGAGCGCGTCGTAACGGATCTTCGGAAGCGGGTGTACCGCCACCTTCATCGGCAGAGCCTCCGGTTCTTCGCCAATCATCGTACGGGCGACCTCACGTCTCGTCTCACCAACGATGTGGGATCGGTCCGCAATGCGGTGACGAAGGCGCTGTCGGAGCTCCTCACACAGTCACTTTCGCTCACGGGGTCAGTGGTGCTCATGGTGCTGCTGAACTGGCGGCTCAGCATGATTATCTTTCTTGTCGTGCCTGCCGTCAGTGGGTTTGCCGTCTACTTTGGGCGCAAGATCCGGGCATTGTCGCGACGGATTCAGGACCGTCTGGCGGATACGACGGCTGTGGCGGAGGAGGCGCTGGCGGCCATTCGCGTCGTGAAGGCCTTTGCCCGCTCCGGCCACGAGGTCGGGCGGTACAACGAGGCTGTGGAGGATCTTTTCGACACGGCGAAGTACCGCGTGCTGGTGTCGACGCTGTTCACCTCCACGGTCGGCCTGCTCTTCTTTGCGGCGCTCGTGGCCGTGTTCTGGTATGGTGGGGTAGAGGTACTGGCGGGACGCTTGACGGAAGGGGACCTCGTAGCGTTTATCTTCTATGCCTTTAACATCGCCCGCAGTGTCAGCGGGGTGTCGCGTCTCTATACGACCTTCAACAGTGCTGCAGGGGCGACGGAACGGCTCTTCGAGCTTTTGGATACGACGCCGGAGCTGCAGGATGCCCCCGACGCTTTTTCGCTTCCCCGCCTACAGGGACGGGTTCGTTTTGAGGCGGTGACGTTTGCGTACGACGAGGGGCACCCCGTTCTCCGAGACATATCCCTCGATGTGGCGGCAGGAGAGACGGTGGCGTTGGTGGGCCCGAGCGGGGCGGGCAAGTCGACCCTCGTGAGTCTGGTGCCCCGTTTCTACGACCCCCAGGACGGACGGATCACCGTAGACGGGCACGACCTTCGGTCTGTGACGCGCGCGTCGTTGCGAGAACAAATTGCGGCGGTGTCGCAGGAAGTGCACCTCTTCAACACCACGATCCGCGAAAACATCCGGTACGGGCGGCTGGAGGCCGACGAGCAGGCGATCGTGGAGGCCGCCCGGGCCGCGAACGCCCACGACTTTATCGTCGGTCTGCCGAACGGCTACGAGGCGGAGGTGGGAGAACGAGGGGTGAAGCTGAGCGGGGGGCAGCGCCAGCGGATCGCCATTGCCCGGGCGCTTCTGCGGGATGCGCGTCTGCTCTTGCTGGACGAGGCCACGTCCTCGCTCGACTCGGCTTCGGAAGCCCTCGTGCAGGAGGCGTTGGAGCGACTCATGGAGGGGCGCACGACCTTTATCATTGCCCATCGCCTGTCCACCGTGCAGGCCGCCGATCGCCTCTTCGTGCTCGATCGCGGGCGGATCGTGCAGCGCGGCACCCACGCGTCCCTCGTTCAGCAGGAGGGGCTCTATCGGGAGTTGGCCTCGTATCAGTTCCGGATGCCGGAGGAAGAAGCGGTGGAGGGATAG
- a CDS encoding ABC transporter ATP-binding protein has product MVAQRTNGTARGDERALIEISDLTKQYMMGSEEVWALDGISLSVEEGEYVAVMGPSGSGKSTLMNMLGCLDTPTSGTYHLRGEDVSTFTDNELAEIRNREIGFVFQTFNLLPRVNCLRNAELPLIYAGMSRAERRERAAEVLRDVGLGDRLDHRPNELSGGQRQRVATARALVNRPALLLADEPTGNLDTETGAEIMQLLEALHRRGNTILLVTHEEDIARHARRIIHLRDGRLERDETVHEPALADVDIAIEN; this is encoded by the coding sequence ATGGTGGCTCAGAGAACCAACGGAACAGCACGCGGCGACGAACGAGCGCTTATCGAGATTTCGGATCTCACGAAGCAGTATATGATGGGGAGTGAAGAGGTGTGGGCGCTCGACGGCATCTCGCTCTCGGTCGAGGAGGGGGAGTATGTGGCCGTCATGGGGCCTTCCGGGTCCGGAAAGTCGACGCTCATGAACATGCTCGGCTGCCTCGATACCCCCACGAGTGGAACCTATCACCTGAGGGGGGAAGATGTGAGCACCTTTACTGACAATGAGCTTGCCGAAATCCGCAATCGGGAGATCGGGTTCGTCTTCCAGACGTTCAATCTGCTGCCCCGGGTCAATTGCCTGCGCAATGCGGAACTCCCGCTCATTTACGCCGGGATGTCCCGGGCGGAACGCCGTGAGCGGGCGGCCGAGGTGCTTCGAGACGTTGGGCTGGGCGACCGGCTCGACCACCGGCCCAATGAGCTTTCGGGCGGTCAACGGCAACGGGTGGCCACGGCTCGCGCGCTCGTCAATCGTCCGGCCCTCCTGCTGGCCGATGAACCGACGGGCAACCTGGACACAGAGACTGGGGCGGAGATCATGCAGTTGTTGGAGGCCCTGCATCGTCGAGGCAACACGATTCTGTTGGTGACCCACGAGGAAGACATTGCCCGCCACGCGCGCCGTATCATTCACCTCCGCGACGGGCGATTAGAGCGAGACGAAACGGTTCACGAACCGGCACTTGCCGACGTGGATATCGCGATAGAGAATTAG